One genomic window of Caballeronia sp. SBC1 includes the following:
- a CDS encoding helix-turn-helix domain-containing protein, protein MKQQTTGETLCPLARAAAIVADRWTILILRELRMGNDRFDGIQAQTGMSPNLLTQRLKSMEDNGLIERRVYQERPRRHSYCITDKARELDGMMLALRLWGMRHCGLDPRAEGAVTMKHRRTGAVVGVDWQPEEADQPFTFSQVETRVNPAWAAERAARAEVFAAGRRIQVSNRAPQKKRVEGALKTESEKRAPRKRGSVSVKD, encoded by the coding sequence ATGAAACAACAGACTACTGGCGAGACGCTTTGCCCCCTCGCTCGCGCGGCTGCCATTGTTGCGGATCGCTGGACGATCCTGATCCTGCGCGAGCTGAGGATGGGGAATGATCGCTTCGACGGCATTCAGGCACAGACCGGGATGTCGCCCAACCTGCTTACCCAGCGCCTCAAATCAATGGAGGACAACGGGCTAATCGAGCGTCGGGTCTACCAGGAGCGACCCAGACGGCACTCCTACTGCATCACCGACAAGGCGCGTGAGCTTGACGGAATGATGCTGGCCCTTCGTTTGTGGGGAATGCGCCACTGCGGGCTGGATCCGAGAGCAGAAGGCGCTGTGACGATGAAGCATCGGCGAACCGGTGCGGTCGTCGGCGTCGATTGGCAACCTGAAGAAGCGGATCAGCCGTTTACCTTCAGCCAAGTCGAGACTCGGGTAAATCCAGCATGGGCTGCAGAGCGTGCCGCTCGCGCGGAAGTCTTTGCGGCAGGACGGCGCATTCAGGTTTCCAACCGCGCGCCGCAAAAGAAACGTGTCGAGGGCGCGTTGAAAACGGAAAGCGAAAAGCGCGCTCCGCGAAAGCGCGGTTCTGTTTCCGTGAAGGATTGA
- a CDS encoding AAA-associated domain-containing protein produces MQNPKAAVTDSPLQNPPRLGEEILRVNDVCRGFSKTQGELLVLDEVNLSLCQGEIVGLLGRSGSGKSTLLRIIAGLIEPTSGDVTYLGKPLNGPAEGVAMVFQTFALFPWLTVLQNVEAGLEAQGVGPHQRRERALAAIDLIGLDGFENAYPRELSGGMRQRVGFARALVVDPTLLLMDEPFSALDVLTAENLRTDLLDLWTQGQMPIKSMLIVTHNIEEAVFMCDRVLVLSSNPGRVVAETKVPFAHPRNRLDPAFRALVDEIYAKMTARQADEAAKTGLELGSRLPVVSTNILAGLIETLAAEPYNGRADMPEIARSLQLEVDDLFPVAEALQYLGFADVREGDIILNPVARTFAELGTQERKMMFAEHLLRNVPLAARLKKVLDERPGHRAPRVRFEQELEDFLSDGAAEETLDAVINWGRYGEIFSYNDKTEIFSLADVES; encoded by the coding sequence ATGCAAAATCCTAAAGCTGCCGTGACCGACTCGCCGCTCCAGAATCCGCCCCGACTCGGTGAAGAGATTCTTCGCGTCAACGACGTATGTCGCGGTTTCAGCAAGACGCAGGGAGAATTGCTTGTCCTCGACGAGGTGAACCTGTCGCTGTGTCAAGGCGAGATCGTCGGGCTGCTGGGCCGTTCGGGTTCGGGCAAGTCGACGCTGCTGCGCATTATTGCCGGCCTGATCGAGCCGACCAGCGGCGACGTGACCTACCTTGGCAAACCGCTCAACGGTCCTGCCGAAGGCGTGGCGATGGTGTTCCAGACATTCGCGCTGTTCCCTTGGCTGACTGTTCTGCAGAACGTGGAAGCGGGCCTCGAGGCGCAGGGCGTAGGCCCGCATCAACGCCGTGAGCGTGCGTTGGCAGCAATCGATCTGATCGGTCTCGACGGCTTCGAAAACGCTTATCCGCGCGAGTTGTCGGGCGGCATGCGCCAGCGCGTGGGCTTTGCACGTGCGCTGGTGGTTGATCCGACGTTGCTGCTGATGGACGAGCCCTTCTCCGCGCTCGATGTGCTGACTGCAGAAAACTTGCGTACTGACCTGCTGGATCTGTGGACGCAGGGCCAAATGCCGATCAAGTCGATGCTGATCGTCACGCACAACATCGAGGAAGCGGTGTTCATGTGCGACCGGGTTCTGGTGCTGTCGTCGAACCCGGGCCGCGTGGTCGCCGAAACCAAGGTGCCGTTTGCGCATCCACGCAACCGGCTGGATCCCGCCTTCCGCGCGTTGGTCGACGAAATCTACGCCAAGATGACTGCTCGTCAGGCCGACGAAGCGGCGAAGACAGGCCTCGAACTCGGCAGCCGGTTACCAGTCGTGTCGACCAACATATTGGCGGGTCTGATTGAGACGCTGGCCGCCGAGCCTTACAACGGTCGCGCGGACATGCCGGAAATTGCGCGTTCGCTGCAGCTTGAGGTGGATGACTTGTTCCCGGTGGCTGAAGCGCTGCAGTATCTCGGCTTTGCCGACGTACGTGAAGGTGACATTATCCTGAATCCGGTGGCGCGCACCTTCGCCGAGTTGGGCACACAGGAGCGCAAGATGATGTTTGCGGAACATCTGCTACGCAATGTGCCGCTGGCCGCGCGACTCAAGAAGGTGCTCGACGAGCGTCCCGGCCACCGCGCGCCGCGCGTGCGTTTCGAGCAGGAACTGGAAGATTTTCTGTCCGACGGCGCTGCAGAAGAGACGCTCGACGCGGTGATCAACTGGGGCCGTTACGGCGAGATCTTTTCGTACAACGACAAAACGGAAATTTTCAGTCTCGCGGATGTCGAATCCTGA
- a CDS encoding cysteine hydrolase family protein has protein sequence MANLSNSELTYEPELTGLLIVDPYNDFLSEGGKLYELSRTTLEANNVVAHMRQILAAARAANVQVFIAPHHRWREGDLHSHWKTTPPIGAAAAKGRSFADGTWGGSFHPDFEPRPSEVVAQEHWLSSGFANTDLDLQLKKHGVRKVIVIGMRANTCIESTVRFAAELGYEVTLVKDAIGSFGHAEMDASLQFNMPAYASAILSTDEILAKLSV, from the coding sequence ATGGCAAACCTGTCGAACTCCGAGCTGACGTACGAACCTGAGCTGACGGGGCTGTTGATCGTCGATCCCTATAACGACTTCCTGTCAGAGGGTGGCAAGCTCTACGAACTGAGCCGCACGACCCTTGAAGCGAACAATGTCGTTGCGCATATGAGGCAGATCCTCGCTGCCGCCCGCGCAGCAAACGTGCAGGTCTTCATCGCGCCACACCATCGTTGGCGTGAAGGTGATCTGCACAGTCACTGGAAGACGACACCGCCTATCGGCGCGGCCGCTGCCAAGGGTCGGAGTTTCGCGGATGGAACTTGGGGCGGAAGCTTTCACCCCGATTTCGAGCCGCGTCCCAGTGAGGTCGTCGCGCAGGAACATTGGCTCTCAAGCGGATTCGCCAACACCGATCTTGACCTTCAGCTCAAGAAGCACGGCGTGCGCAAGGTGATCGTGATCGGCATGCGTGCCAACACGTGTATTGAGTCCACTGTGCGTTTCGCGGCCGAACTCGGCTACGAAGTCACACTGGTGAAAGACGCCATCGGCAGCTTCGGTCACGCCGAGATGGATGCCTCGCTCCAGTTCAACATGCCGGCTTACGCAAGCGCCATTCTCTCGACCGACGAGATCCTCGCAAAGCTGTCAGTCTGA